One Jeotgalicoccus saudimassiliensis DNA window includes the following coding sequences:
- a CDS encoding KinB-signaling pathway activation protein — translation MTSKYLVKFYFVTLLIGAAITTAISLVTEYNTVTKYLFQGEFGDFFAGLIFLIGYGLLIATVSQVVFYIYLFIHPLGMGIFRKAWPYVQLLLIMYAVFDLFYLRFRQVGIDHGSTWSFIWIPIIVVIAGIGFAYYKNMITETNVFISSLFFMIFMTSLTLLPFISVEDTNWIYRSVFTVILTNAYQLIRLPKYIEDSEQEKRERGRVTKSDINEQKREELKKEAEAKRVKEESQIKAREKMGYKNKTRQAAKQDNNKK, via the coding sequence ATGACGTCGAAGTATTTAGTTAAATTTTATTTTGTGACGCTGCTGATCGGTGCTGCAATAACTACAGCAATCAGTCTCGTTACAGAATACAATACTGTAACAAAGTATCTTTTTCAGGGAGAGTTCGGAGATTTCTTTGCCGGATTAATTTTCCTTATCGGATACGGACTGTTAATCGCAACAGTCAGCCAGGTTGTTTTCTACATATATTTATTTATCCATCCGTTAGGTATGGGGATATTCAGAAAAGCATGGCCTTACGTCCAGCTTCTTCTAATAATGTATGCAGTATTTGACCTCTTCTACCTGCGCTTCAGACAGGTGGGAATTGATCATGGTTCAACATGGTCGTTTATATGGATACCTATTATAGTAGTTATTGCCGGAATCGGTTTTGCGTACTATAAAAATATGATTACTGAAACGAACGTATTTATATCATCGTTGTTCTTTATGATCTTTATGACCTCACTGACGCTGCTGCCGTTTATCTCGGTCGAAGATACGAACTGGATTTACCGTTCTGTATTCACCGTAATTCTGACAAACGCATATCAGCTGATCAGACTGCCTAAGTATATAGAGGACTCTGAACAGGAAAAACGTGAGCGCGGACGTGTAACGAAAAGTGATATAAACGAACAAAAACGTGAAGAACTGAAAAAAGAAGCCGAGGCTAAACGTGTAAAAGAAGAAAGTCAGATCAAAGCACGTGAAAAAATGGGGTATAAGAACAAGACCCGCCAGGCTGCAAAACAGGATAATAATAAGAAATAA